Proteins encoded within one genomic window of Flavobacterium gilvum:
- a CDS encoding L-lactate permease produces MDYLAIFLALTPVVLLIILLGFLKIPGDKSAFYTLIVTILLAIFGFNFSTPSIGLSILYGTLKAIFPIILIIIMAIYSYNVLVFTQKMEVLKFQFSNISTDKSIQVLLLTWGFGGLLEGMAGFGTAVAIPAAILIGLGYKPLFSALVSLLSNSVPTAFGAVGIPVKAIAIEIGHPDLQHLGSEVVFQLIPLMIIIPFIIVTLTDPSLKSLSKNIALSLVVGVVSIAVQYFSVIYIGIETPAVLGSIASIIVIVIWAKLTAKKTDEKPLETKSTKEIMNAWAVYGLILLFIIGTSPLFNSFRTFLQTIAATPINLTINGSEKTIKIFWLTDGGLLLFLGSVIGGLLQGAKLKELFQVLGKTLLQLKKTYITVISLIVLSTIMDLSGMVVVLGTAIAATTGAFYPLFAPAIGCLGAFLTGSDTSSNILFGKLQAHVAQQIGGEPSWFAAANTVGATGGKIISPQSIAIATSACNQQGKEGDIMKKALPYAIFYIIVAGLMVYFFGK; encoded by the coding sequence ATGGATTATTTAGCTATTTTTCTTGCCTTGACTCCTGTTGTTCTTTTAATAATTTTACTTGGTTTTCTAAAAATTCCCGGAGACAAAAGTGCTTTTTATACCTTAATAGTCACTATACTTTTGGCAATATTTGGGTTTAATTTTTCAACACCTTCAATAGGACTTTCAATACTATATGGAACCTTAAAGGCAATTTTCCCTATCATTTTAATCATAATAATGGCCATTTACAGTTATAATGTTTTGGTTTTTACCCAAAAAATGGAGGTACTAAAATTTCAGTTTTCAAATATTTCCACAGACAAAAGCATTCAGGTTTTACTACTGACATGGGGTTTTGGAGGATTACTTGAAGGTATGGCTGGTTTTGGGACAGCAGTCGCGATACCTGCAGCTATTCTGATTGGTTTGGGATACAAACCGTTGTTTTCAGCATTGGTCAGTTTGCTGTCCAATAGTGTTCCCACTGCTTTTGGTGCCGTTGGAATACCTGTAAAAGCGATTGCCATAGAAATTGGACATCCTGATTTACAGCATTTAGGAAGCGAAGTTGTTTTTCAATTGATTCCGCTGATGATTATTATTCCATTTATCATTGTTACTCTAACAGATCCAAGTTTAAAATCATTGTCGAAAAACATTGCTTTAAGTTTGGTTGTAGGAGTAGTATCTATCGCCGTGCAATATTTCTCGGTTATCTATATCGGGATAGAAACACCAGCAGTGTTGGGAAGCATAGCCTCTATTATTGTAATTGTGATTTGGGCAAAATTAACCGCCAAAAAGACTGACGAAAAACCCTTGGAAACCAAAAGCACAAAAGAAATAATGAACGCATGGGCTGTCTATGGATTGATTCTGCTGTTTATTATTGGTACGAGTCCTTTATTCAACAGCTTCAGAACTTTTCTTCAAACTATAGCTGCAACTCCAATAAACCTAACCATTAACGGATCTGAAAAAACCATAAAAATATTTTGGCTGACCGATGGTGGTCTTTTATTATTTCTGGGTTCCGTTATTGGGGGATTATTACAAGGGGCAAAATTAAAAGAGCTTTTTCAGGTTCTTGGAAAAACACTTTTGCAATTAAAAAAAACTTATATAACCGTAATCAGTCTTATTGTGCTTTCTACCATAATGGATTTGTCGGGTATGGTTGTCGTATTGGGTACTGCAATTGCCGCTACAACAGGTGCATTTTACCCGCTATTTGCCCCGGCTATAGGCTGTCTGGGTGCATTTTTGACCGGAAGTGACACTTCTTCCAATATATTATTTGGTAAACTTCAGGCGCATGTCGCCCAACAAATTGGAGGCGAACCCAGTTGGTTTGCAGCAGCAAATACAGTGGGAGCTACAGGTGGAAAAATCATCTCGCCTCAAAGTATTGCCATTGCAACTTCGGCCTGTAATCAGCAGGGAAAAGAAGGAGATATTATGAAAAAAGCATTACCTTATGCCATTTTTTATATAATTGTCGCCGGTTTAATGGTGTATTTCTTTGGCAAATAA
- a CDS encoding MBL fold metallo-hydrolase produces MTLFNRNLIFFFLISLQLFAQKAAFDVVPLGVKGGVDEKNLSAYLVAPINTNDYICLDAGTINAGIEKAIANKTFRVSTSEVLKKYIKGYCISHAHLDHVSGLIINSPADSSKTVYATKKCLEMMENHYFNGETWANFGDEGPGFQLKKYHFQTLSFGEETKIENTTMTVKAFPLSHVNPFESTAFLIQNGNDAILYLGDTGPDSVEKSNNLSELWKAVAPLLQQKKLRGIFIEVSFPNEQPDTVLFGHLTPNHLMTELHKLEDLAGKGTLKKFKIIITHLKPPSQKIAKIKEQLKKGNDLEVQLIFPEQGKRFGL; encoded by the coding sequence ATGACACTTTTTAATAGAAACCTCATTTTTTTCTTTTTGATATCCTTACAACTTTTTGCTCAAAAAGCGGCTTTCGATGTAGTCCCTTTAGGCGTAAAAGGAGGTGTTGACGAAAAAAATCTTTCGGCCTATTTGGTTGCTCCAATAAATACCAACGATTATATCTGTCTCGATGCAGGAACCATTAATGCAGGGATCGAAAAAGCCATTGCGAATAAAACTTTCCGTGTTTCAACCAGCGAAGTTTTAAAAAAATATATCAAAGGGTATTGCATTTCACACGCTCATCTTGACCATGTTTCTGGTTTAATCATTAACTCACCAGCCGATTCTTCCAAGACGGTTTATGCCACCAAAAAATGCTTGGAAATGATGGAAAACCATTATTTTAACGGGGAAACTTGGGCTAATTTTGGTGATGAAGGCCCGGGATTTCAACTGAAAAAATACCATTTCCAAACTCTTTCTTTTGGGGAAGAAACCAAAATTGAAAATACGACAATGACGGTAAAAGCTTTTCCGCTAAGCCATGTAAATCCTTTTGAAAGTACCGCTTTTTTAATCCAAAATGGCAATGATGCGATTTTGTATTTGGGTGATACTGGTCCAGATTCTGTGGAAAAAAGTAATAATTTAAGCGAATTATGGAAAGCTGTTGCTCCTTTGCTTCAGCAAAAAAAATTACGAGGTATTTTCATTGAAGTTTCTTTTCCTAATGAACAACCGGACACTGTATTATTTGGACATTTAACTCCCAATCATTTGATGACAGAACTACACAAATTGGAAGATTTGGCAGGAAAAGGAACTTTGAAAAAATTCAAAATTATCATTACCCACCTGAAACCACCAAGCCAAAAAATTGCAAAAATTAAAGAGCAATTGAAAAAAGGAAATGATTTGGAAGTGCAACTTATTTTTCCGGAACAGGGGAAACGTTTTGGATTGTGA
- a CDS encoding YraN family protein — MAEHNELGKLGEELAVEFLQKEGYKILDTNWTFQKAEIDIIAQKENTLAIVEVKTRSSIDFGLPQDFVKPKKIQLLVKAVDAYVNHKNLDLDVRFDIVAIHKESKSFVIEHLINAFFHF, encoded by the coding sequence ATGGCCGAACACAACGAACTGGGAAAACTAGGAGAAGAATTAGCTGTAGAATTTCTTCAGAAAGAAGGCTATAAAATCCTTGATACTAACTGGACTTTTCAAAAAGCAGAAATAGATATTATTGCCCAAAAAGAAAACACACTTGCCATTGTAGAAGTGAAAACGCGTTCGTCAATTGATTTTGGTTTACCACAGGATTTTGTGAAACCAAAAAAAATTCAACTTTTGGTAAAAGCAGTAGATGCCTACGTAAACCATAAAAATTTGGATCTTGATGTCCGCTTTGATATCGTTGCTATCCACAAGGAAAGTAAATCATTTGTAATAGAACACCTTATAAATGCTTTTTTTCATTTTTAA
- a CDS encoding aspartate kinase, which yields MKTVSSIVENYIKTKPFLLNALSLGIINLTSLSRNIMTELESEFGKEVKQGAVVMALKRLTEELDFRLNHKINKVIKNIGEITVRSALTDYTFAVSETVLNKQADLITDINSLPDIFYTSSKGVNETNIVVSNSVNHLVEKHFASEKLIQKLENLASITVKLPKENIVVPGIYYFIFQRLAWEGIIINEVISTSNEFTIMVSENEVDVAFKVIKDLKN from the coding sequence ATGAAAACTGTATCATCGATAGTAGAAAACTACATCAAAACAAAGCCTTTTTTATTGAATGCATTATCACTGGGTATCATCAACTTAACATCTTTGTCCAGAAATATCATGACCGAACTGGAAAGTGAATTTGGAAAAGAAGTAAAACAGGGAGCAGTGGTAATGGCCTTGAAACGTTTGACCGAAGAACTTGATTTTCGTTTAAACCATAAAATCAATAAAGTAATCAAAAACATTGGCGAAATCACTGTACGTTCTGCTTTGACTGATTATACTTTTGCAGTATCAGAAACTGTATTGAACAAACAAGCCGACTTGATTACCGATATTAATTCATTACCAGATATTTTTTATACCTCATCCAAAGGAGTAAATGAAACCAATATCGTAGTAAGCAACAGTGTAAACCATTTGGTTGAAAAACATTTTGCTTCTGAAAAACTGATTCAAAAACTGGAAAATTTGGCTTCAATTACTGTTAAATTGCCAAAAGAAAACATTGTCGTTCCAGGAATTTATTATTTCATTTTCCAACGTTTGGCGTGGGAAGGTATCATTATCAATGAGGTAATTTCTACATCTAATGAATTTACAATCATGGTTAGCGAAAATGAAGTAGACGTTGCTTTCAAAGTGATTAAAGATTTGAAAAACTAG
- a CDS encoding metallophosphoesterase family protein, which produces MRTLVIGDIHGGLRALHQIMERANVTTKDKLIFLGDYVDGWSQSPQVIDFLIEMKKTHDIICIRGNHDELLREWLEDNKENLQWYQHGGEATVLAYQKVNAETKKKHVKFLKSLQDYYIDDQNRMFIHAGFTNMNGVNFEYFSKMFYWDRSLWETALALDPKLKPDHLHYPKRLTLYSEIYIGHTPVSRIQKTVPVQKANVWNIDTSAAFKGPLTIMDVDTKEFWQSEPLPTLYPYEKGRNKI; this is translated from the coding sequence ATGAGAACATTAGTAATTGGTGACATACATGGTGGTTTAAGAGCTTTACACCAAATAATGGAAAGAGCAAATGTAACTACAAAAGATAAACTGATTTTCCTGGGAGATTATGTGGATGGCTGGAGTCAATCTCCACAAGTGATTGATTTTTTGATAGAAATGAAAAAAACTCACGATATCATTTGCATTCGCGGAAACCATGATGAATTATTAAGAGAATGGCTCGAAGACAACAAAGAAAACTTACAATGGTACCAACATGGCGGTGAAGCAACTGTTTTGGCGTATCAAAAAGTAAATGCTGAAACCAAAAAAAAGCACGTAAAATTCTTAAAATCTCTACAGGATTATTACATCGATGATCAAAACAGAATGTTCATACACGCAGGTTTCACCAATATGAACGGGGTTAATTTTGAATATTTCAGTAAGATGTTTTACTGGGATCGATCTCTTTGGGAAACGGCTCTGGCATTGGACCCAAAATTAAAACCAGATCATCTTCACTACCCAAAACGACTTACTCTGTATAGCGAAATTTACATCGGGCACACTCCGGTTTCACGCATACAAAAAACCGTTCCTGTTCAAAAAGCAAATGTTTGGAACATAGACACCAGTGCGGCCTTCAAGGGACCATTAACAATTATGGATGTGGATACCAAAGAATTTTGGCAAAGCGAACCCCTCCCAACTTTATATCCATATGAAAAAGGTAGAAATAAAATCTAA
- the amaB gene encoding L-piperidine-6-carboxylate dehydrogenase, with protein sequence MTTMTNQFGIKEALSQLGIKTLNEGTSTGLDCFSNGAILESFSPVDGQLIASVKMSTGADYEKVIQTAAEAFKTFRLMPAPQRGEIVRQFGDKLRKNKEALGKLVSYEMGKSLQEGYGEVQEMIDICDFAVGLSRQLHGLTMHSERPGHRMYEQYHPLGIVGIISAFNFPVAVWSWNTALAWICGDVCVWKPSEKTPLCGIACQNIIAEVIKENNLPEGISCLINGDYEIGELLTNDKRVPLISATGSTRMGKIVAQTVAGRLGKSLLELGGNNAIIVTPDADIKMTVIGAVFGAVGTAGQRCTSTRRLIIHDSIYDTVKDALISAYGQLRIGNPLDEKNHVGPLIDKQAVELYEKALTKVVSEGGKILVEGGVLSGAGYESGCYVKPAIAEAQNSFEIVQHETFAPVLYLIKYSGTVEDAIELQNGVAQGLSSAIMTNNLREAERFLSAVGSDCGIANVNIGTSGAEIGGAFGGEKETGGGRESGSDAWKIYMRRQTNTINYTTSLPLAQGIKFDL encoded by the coding sequence ATGACAACAATGACTAATCAATTTGGTATTAAAGAGGCATTATCACAATTAGGCATTAAAACCTTAAACGAAGGAACTTCGACAGGACTTGATTGTTTTTCAAACGGAGCAATCTTGGAAAGTTTTTCTCCGGTAGATGGTCAATTAATTGCTTCTGTAAAAATGAGTACTGGGGCAGATTACGAAAAAGTAATACAAACCGCTGCCGAAGCTTTCAAAACATTTCGATTGATGCCAGCACCACAACGAGGTGAAATTGTACGCCAGTTTGGTGATAAATTACGAAAAAACAAAGAGGCTTTGGGTAAATTGGTTTCCTATGAAATGGGGAAATCTTTGCAGGAAGGTTACGGCGAAGTGCAGGAAATGATTGATATCTGCGATTTTGCAGTTGGACTATCGCGACAGTTGCATGGATTGACTATGCACTCGGAGCGCCCGGGGCACCGAATGTATGAGCAATATCATCCGCTGGGAATTGTCGGAATTATTTCTGCATTTAATTTTCCGGTTGCAGTTTGGTCTTGGAATACGGCATTGGCATGGATTTGCGGTGATGTATGTGTTTGGAAACCATCCGAAAAAACACCTTTGTGCGGGATTGCCTGTCAAAATATTATTGCCGAAGTAATCAAGGAAAATAATCTTCCAGAAGGGATTTCCTGTTTAATAAACGGAGATTATGAAATAGGAGAATTGTTGACAAATGATAAACGTGTACCATTAATTTCTGCTACGGGTTCTACTCGTATGGGAAAAATTGTGGCTCAAACAGTAGCAGGTCGCTTAGGAAAATCATTATTAGAATTAGGAGGTAACAATGCCATTATCGTAACTCCAGATGCCGATATCAAAATGACCGTTATCGGGGCTGTTTTTGGGGCAGTGGGAACCGCAGGGCAACGTTGTACTTCGACACGTCGCTTGATTATTCACGATAGTATTTATGATACGGTAAAAGATGCCTTGATTTCGGCTTATGGCCAACTGAGAATTGGAAATCCATTGGACGAAAAAAACCATGTCGGTCCATTAATCGATAAACAAGCGGTTGAGTTGTATGAAAAGGCTTTAACCAAAGTGGTTTCCGAGGGTGGAAAAATCCTTGTGGAAGGCGGTGTACTTTCCGGGGCAGGATACGAAAGTGGCTGCTACGTAAAACCCGCTATTGCCGAAGCCCAAAATTCATTCGAAATTGTACAGCATGAAACTTTTGCGCCTGTTTTATATTTAATCAAATATTCGGGCACAGTGGAGGATGCGATTGAACTTCAAAATGGTGTGGCTCAGGGATTGTCCTCGGCAATTATGACCAATAATTTACGTGAAGCAGAACGTTTCTTGTCTGCAGTTGGTTCAGATTGCGGAATTGCCAATGTGAATATCGGAACTTCCGGAGCTGAAATAGGTGGCGCTTTTGGCGGAGAAAAAGAAACCGGAGGCGGAAGGGAATCTGGCTCGGATGCTTGGAAAATCTATATGCGCCGTCAAACAAACACTATAAACTATACTACGAGTTTGCCATTGGCACAAGGAATAAAATTTGATTTGTAG
- a CDS encoding ATP-binding protein translates to MINKRLLIKNLLAHNDECSFYDKKRQLNLHSREGKAKFLKHICALSNSNPTNNSYIVVGVEDESNQIVGDDFFDDSRIQNLVNAFLENPPKIQYENVPFPNLPKDKVVGLVTIKPNSKTSYFKKGIHTIPINTVFIRRGSNTMPVEDEVEKSHQNTETVIGIENNSRNSIKHTLDGVIDFMNFRHKDMAPKYNVFKELFVICWAGIEKKSRNKTFLSRVDIELINEQIKLFYSAQDVVEITYDDDSFTIIEYVPLGLNDRTSYYPLELQTIRFHDNGYYKIDRKMLFEPPEYNKKMLYHIYNSNMALLNKLEKNIKLSDRERKDLDHLPSTFMICYLNSFEDAKQKLIDAKELLKPFPQVYLSFKEALRILRKMKYDVQ, encoded by the coding sequence ATGATTAACAAGCGTCTTCTTATAAAAAATTTACTAGCTCATAATGATGAGTGTAGTTTTTATGACAAAAAAAGACAGCTTAATTTGCATTCGAGAGAAGGAAAAGCCAAGTTTCTGAAGCACATTTGTGCCCTGTCCAATTCAAACCCAACCAATAACTCCTATATAGTTGTGGGGGTCGAAGACGAAAGCAATCAAATAGTAGGAGATGATTTTTTTGATGACAGCAGGATTCAGAATTTGGTAAATGCTTTTCTTGAGAATCCACCCAAAATCCAATATGAAAACGTTCCTTTCCCTAATTTGCCAAAAGACAAAGTCGTAGGACTGGTAACCATAAAACCAAACAGTAAAACTTCTTATTTTAAAAAAGGAATTCACACCATTCCTATTAATACAGTTTTCATCCGCCGCGGCAGCAATACAATGCCTGTCGAAGATGAAGTCGAAAAAAGCCATCAAAATACTGAAACCGTTATCGGCATCGAAAACAATTCTAGAAACAGCATCAAACATACTCTTGACGGTGTGATTGATTTTATGAATTTTCGACACAAAGACATGGCGCCAAAATATAATGTCTTCAAAGAATTATTTGTCATTTGCTGGGCCGGAATCGAAAAAAAATCAAGAAACAAAACCTTTCTGTCTAGGGTTGACATTGAGTTGATTAACGAACAAATCAAATTATTTTATTCTGCGCAGGATGTGGTAGAAATTACCTATGACGATGATAGCTTTACAATTATCGAATATGTTCCTTTGGGCTTGAATGATAGGACCAGTTACTATCCTCTTGAACTGCAAACCATTCGTTTTCATGATAACGGTTATTATAAAATTGACCGGAAAATGCTTTTTGAACCGCCCGAATACAATAAGAAAATGTTGTATCACATTTATAATTCGAATATGGCGTTACTCAATAAACTGGAAAAAAACATCAAATTATCTGATCGGGAGAGGAAAGATCTAGATCATTTACCATCTACTTTTATGATTTGTTACCTCAACAGTTTTGAAGATGCCAAACAAAAATTAATTGATGCCAAAGAATTATTAAAACCATTTCCGCAAGTCTATCTTTCATTTAAAGAAGCATTGCGAATCCTAAGGAAAATGAAATATGATGTGCAATAA
- a CDS encoding endonuclease/exonuclease/phosphatase family protein, whose protein sequence is MMITKNTCFFLILFLFMSKGNAQTKAFSIHTVAFYNFENCFDTINDPITNDEDWIPNGAQHWNTKKYRQKLENLARVLSEIGTGENPNSPTLIGGAEIENQGVLEDLIKQPKLVDKEYGIIHFDSPDKRGIDVALLYQKKQFQPTSYINIPLYVYKEAAVIEEKSQTETSEDVETGDVIQVNSKNHRIYTRDQLLVTGFLNGEEIHIIVNHWPSRSGGEKKSSPYREAAGALNRKIIDSLQRINPNAKVITMGDLNDSPFNNSVKKALGAKGKIQDVGEFGIYNPFEEMANKGLGTIAFRDSWDIFDQVMVSQSLLQKDYSSYQYWKAGIYNKPFLIQKSGKYKGYPLRHSLTEVGFSDHFPVYIYLIREKK, encoded by the coding sequence ATGATGATTACAAAAAACACCTGTTTTTTCCTGATTTTATTTCTTTTTATGTCAAAAGGCAATGCACAAACCAAAGCCTTTTCGATTCACACTGTAGCATTTTATAATTTCGAAAATTGTTTTGATACCATTAATGACCCAATTACCAATGATGAGGATTGGATACCAAATGGAGCCCAGCATTGGAACACCAAAAAATACCGTCAGAAACTAGAAAACCTCGCACGGGTTCTGTCCGAAATCGGTACGGGCGAGAATCCAAATTCTCCAACTTTAATAGGCGGTGCCGAAATCGAAAATCAAGGCGTTCTCGAAGATTTAATCAAACAGCCCAAGTTGGTTGACAAAGAATATGGGATTATTCATTTTGATTCTCCCGACAAAAGAGGAATTGACGTGGCTTTATTGTATCAAAAAAAGCAATTTCAGCCCACGAGTTATATTAATATTCCGTTGTATGTTTATAAAGAAGCGGCTGTAATTGAAGAAAAATCTCAAACAGAAACTTCGGAAGATGTTGAGACTGGAGATGTAATCCAAGTTAATTCCAAAAACCATCGGATTTACACCAGAGATCAATTGCTGGTAACCGGTTTTCTGAATGGCGAAGAAATTCATATTATTGTTAATCACTGGCCTTCTCGGTCGGGTGGCGAAAAGAAATCAAGTCCATATCGCGAAGCCGCCGGAGCTTTGAACCGAAAAATTATCGATTCGCTACAACGCATAAATCCTAATGCCAAAGTGATTACGATGGGAGATTTAAACGACAGCCCATTCAATAATAGTGTCAAAAAAGCGCTTGGCGCGAAAGGGAAAATACAAGATGTTGGCGAATTTGGAATTTACAACCCATTCGAAGAAATGGCTAACAAAGGACTCGGGACAATCGCTTTTCGCGATTCATGGGATATTTTTGATCAGGTGATGGTTTCTCAATCGCTATTGCAAAAGGATTACAGCTCTTATCAATATTGGAAAGCAGGTATTTACAACAAACCTTTTTTAATTCAAAAAAGCGGAAAGTATAAAGGTTATCCGTTACGACATTCGCTTACCGAAGTTGGTTTCAGCGACCATTTTCCGGTTTATATTTATTTAATTCGGGAGAAAAAATGA
- a CDS encoding DUF6646 family protein produces MKKIITVLFLFTIGLTNAQQAFKGKGDAKFNVGANFQDGGTGIQVSSDFGIGENLSYGFVASYLLGVNEIAGVSPEFHDRFDAKFRVNANLGSVINLDPKLDIYPGLNLGLKNFGGHVGLRYMFTEGFGLFSEAGFPIAKYEQNTTGFDHLNNQFTFNIGATFNM; encoded by the coding sequence ATGAAAAAAATTATTACAGTATTATTTTTGTTTACCATTGGTTTAACAAATGCACAACAAGCATTTAAAGGAAAAGGGGATGCCAAATTTAATGTTGGGGCAAACTTTCAAGACGGAGGTACCGGCATTCAAGTATCATCAGATTTCGGAATTGGTGAAAATTTATCTTATGGATTCGTTGCTTCTTATTTATTGGGAGTTAACGAAATTGCTGGAGTTTCTCCTGAATTTCACGATCGCTTTGATGCCAAATTTAGAGTAAACGCCAATTTAGGAAGCGTGATTAACTTAGACCCAAAACTGGATATCTATCCAGGTTTAAATTTAGGTTTAAAAAACTTTGGAGGACACGTTGGTCTTCGTTATATGTTTACCGAAGGTTTTGGACTTTTTAGTGAAGCGGGCTTTCCTATTGCAAAGTACGAACAAAACACAACTGGTTTTGACCACTTGAATAATCAATTTACTTTCAATATCGGTGCTACTTTCAATATGTAA
- a CDS encoding S66 peptidase family protein, with amino-acid sequence MITPPYLQKGDTIAIVATARKNVDNNLKPTIDLLHSWGLEVVIGNTIGLDLNQLAGTDEQRAADFQHQMDNPNIKAIWCARGGYGTVRMIDLLDFTKFRQHPKWIVGFSDVTVLHNHLNTMGYKSIHGTMPISVERTAPESIETLKSALFGQKLSYQIDPFPMNRFGKATGELVGGNLSILYSLLGSKSAIDCTDKILFIEDLDEYLYHIDRMMMNLKRNGCLESIKGIIVGGMTKMKDNDIPWGKDANEIVQDVTQKYNIPILYNFPAGHVHDNRALIMGNIVTMNVNENCNTVVFE; translated from the coding sequence ATGATCACACCACCCTATTTACAAAAAGGAGATACCATTGCTATTGTGGCAACCGCCCGAAAAAACGTTGATAACAACCTGAAACCCACTATCGATTTATTGCATTCCTGGGGTTTAGAAGTCGTTATAGGGAACACCATCGGATTAGACCTAAATCAATTGGCAGGAACAGATGAACAGCGCGCCGCCGATTTTCAGCATCAAATGGATAATCCAAACATCAAAGCAATATGGTGTGCACGTGGTGGTTACGGTACGGTACGAATGATTGATTTATTGGATTTTACCAAATTCAGACAGCACCCAAAATGGATTGTAGGTTTTAGCGATGTTACGGTTTTGCACAATCATTTGAACACAATGGGTTACAAATCGATTCACGGAACGATGCCTATCAGTGTTGAAAGAACCGCTCCTGAATCGATAGAAACTTTAAAATCAGCTTTATTTGGTCAAAAATTATCCTATCAAATCGATCCGTTCCCAATGAATCGTTTCGGAAAAGCGACAGGAGAATTAGTTGGAGGAAACCTTTCTATCTTATACAGTTTACTGGGATCAAAATCGGCTATTGATTGTACCGATAAAATCTTGTTCATCGAAGATTTAGACGAATATCTGTACCATATTGACCGAATGATGATGAATCTAAAACGCAATGGTTGTCTGGAAAGCATCAAAGGAATTATCGTGGGCGGAATGACAAAAATGAAAGATAATGATATTCCTTGGGGAAAAGACGCCAATGAAATTGTTCAGGACGTAACCCAAAAATACAATATTCCGATACTTTATAATTTTCCGGCAGGACACGTTCACGACAACAGAGCCCTGATTATGGGGAATATTGTCACTATGAATGTGAATGAGAATTGTAATACGGTGGTTTTTGAATGA